A portion of the Stigmatella aurantiaca DW4/3-1 genome contains these proteins:
- a CDS encoding response regulator transcription factor, whose product MESRDRSFLADLQRQIDTVEPGAEALPSLTARLREGLRAERAMAYGVTVGLDHYGAGFCHAAGFSPETELFNTLDGFLRERPTPWGYFDPARPASAQRNRVLHFRPATQVESQEAPLHEAGAASWKRLGISPDQEALVRERVSQSGVLLYRQLGMENMFQLRALICEGPALLSWIGALRSEPFTAREQRIFQTLVPMLQRRLTLEARLREAGLLHSALEAAMEALGQPAFVLTSTHQVVHANGAGRALAAQSTQPLTEAVRRHTQGEPALPEISVTALRVPGLAMHYLVVDKSALSQANARVHLLAERWELTSREEQVLEHIVQGQSNRAIAAQLGCSERTVEVHVTHVLSKAWVESRSALIAKFFQSP is encoded by the coding sequence ATGGAATCCAGGGATAGATCATTCCTGGCAGACCTCCAGCGTCAGATCGACACGGTCGAACCGGGCGCGGAGGCACTGCCCTCGCTGACCGCGAGGCTGCGCGAGGGACTGCGAGCCGAGCGCGCCATGGCCTATGGCGTGACGGTGGGCTTGGACCACTACGGGGCAGGCTTCTGCCATGCGGCGGGGTTCTCGCCCGAAACGGAGCTGTTCAACACCCTGGATGGCTTCCTGCGCGAGCGGCCCACCCCCTGGGGCTACTTCGATCCTGCGCGGCCCGCCAGCGCACAGCGCAACCGGGTGCTGCACTTCCGCCCTGCCACGCAGGTGGAGTCCCAGGAGGCCCCCCTGCACGAAGCGGGGGCGGCTTCCTGGAAGCGCCTGGGCATCTCACCGGACCAGGAAGCGCTCGTCCGGGAGCGGGTGAGCCAGAGCGGCGTGCTGCTCTACCGCCAGTTGGGGATGGAGAACATGTTCCAGCTCCGAGCGCTCATCTGCGAGGGCCCCGCGTTGCTGTCGTGGATTGGGGCCTTGCGCTCCGAGCCCTTCACCGCGCGGGAACAAAGGATATTCCAGACCCTGGTTCCCATGCTGCAGCGGCGGCTGACGCTGGAGGCGCGGCTCCGGGAGGCAGGGCTGCTCCATTCAGCGCTGGAGGCCGCGATGGAGGCACTCGGCCAGCCAGCCTTCGTGCTCACCAGCACCCATCAGGTGGTTCATGCCAACGGTGCCGGCCGAGCGCTGGCCGCACAATCCACCCAGCCCCTGACGGAAGCCGTGCGGCGGCACACTCAGGGAGAGCCCGCCCTGCCGGAGATCTCCGTCACGGCCCTGCGGGTCCCCGGCCTGGCCATGCACTACCTCGTCGTGGACAAGAGCGCCCTTTCGCAGGCGAACGCCCGCGTCCACCTGCTCGCCGAGCGCTGGGAGCTCACCTCCCGGGAGGAGCAAGTGCTCGAGCACATCGTCCAAGGCCAGAGTAATAGGGCCATCGCGGCACAACTGGGGTGTTCAGAGCGGACGGTGGAGGTGCACGTCACCCACGTTCTGAGCAAGGCATGGGTCGAAAGCCGCTCGGCCCTCATCGCGAAATTCTTCCAATCTCCTTGA
- a CDS encoding dienelactone hydrolase family protein, whose translation MAESTKWTAKDGTELPGYLSEAPGGNAPGAVLLVHEWWGLNGHIRGVADRLAKEGFTVFAVDLFQGKVAKDPSTAQQYMGALNWKQVEVDLHRAADALRQRRPGTKVGITGFCLGGGIALFAAAKDPEIAACVPFYGIPGDDKADVTKIRAAVLGHYANQDDFCAPDRVNALEKKLQGANVPVEIHRYAAQHAFFNDTRPEVYSPQNAETAWRRTVDFLHAKLG comes from the coding sequence ATGGCAGAGAGCACGAAGTGGACCGCGAAGGACGGAACCGAACTCCCGGGCTATCTGAGCGAGGCGCCAGGAGGCAACGCCCCTGGCGCGGTCCTCCTCGTCCATGAGTGGTGGGGGCTGAACGGCCACATCCGCGGCGTGGCGGACCGCTTGGCCAAGGAGGGCTTCACCGTCTTCGCGGTGGACCTCTTCCAGGGCAAGGTGGCCAAGGACCCCTCCACCGCCCAGCAATACATGGGCGCGCTCAACTGGAAACAGGTGGAAGTGGACCTGCACCGCGCGGCCGATGCCCTCCGCCAACGCCGACCGGGAACGAAGGTGGGGATTACCGGCTTCTGCCTGGGCGGTGGCATCGCCCTCTTCGCCGCGGCGAAGGATCCGGAGATCGCCGCCTGCGTCCCCTTCTACGGCATCCCGGGCGATGACAAGGCGGATGTGACGAAGATCCGGGCGGCCGTGCTGGGCCACTACGCCAACCAGGACGACTTCTGCGCTCCAGACCGGGTGAACGCCCTGGAGAAGAAACTCCAGGGCGCGAATGTGCCCGTGGAGATCCACCGCTACGCCGCCCAGCACGCCTTCTTCAACGACACGCGTCCCGAGGTCTACTCACCGCAGAATGCCGAGACGGCCTGGCGGCGGACGGTGGACTTCCTTCACGCGAAGCTGGGCTAG
- a CDS encoding GreA/GreB family elongation factor, whose protein sequence is MSKAFTKEDSSGEEPVIPRPRPPSGDKRYITPEGYRALQEELARLLGPEAGEEGQEAWGAADRKRERERRAHFLSETLEEVRVVAPEPSQEGRVFFGAWVTLEDEEGAEVTYRIVGPDEADVKAGRLSVESPLARALLGKEVGEAVPVERPRGAVEYTLTRVAYTPASH, encoded by the coding sequence ATGTCGAAGGCATTCACCAAGGAAGACAGCAGCGGCGAGGAGCCCGTCATCCCCCGGCCTCGGCCACCCTCGGGGGACAAGCGCTACATCACTCCGGAAGGCTACCGGGCACTCCAGGAAGAGCTGGCCCGGCTGCTGGGGCCTGAGGCAGGCGAGGAAGGGCAGGAGGCGTGGGGGGCCGCCGATCGCAAACGGGAGCGAGAGCGGCGTGCGCACTTCCTCTCGGAGACCTTGGAGGAGGTGCGGGTGGTGGCGCCCGAACCTTCGCAGGAAGGCCGTGTCTTCTTCGGTGCTTGGGTGACGTTGGAGGACGAGGAGGGCGCGGAGGTGACCTACCGCATCGTCGGGCCGGATGAGGCGGACGTGAAGGCCGGGCGGCTGAGCGTGGAGTCCCCGCTGGCGCGGGCCCTGCTGGGCAAGGAGGTGGGTGAAGCCGTGCCGGTGGAGCGGCCGCGCGGCGCGGTGGAGTACACCCTCACCCGTGTGGCCTACACGCCCGCCTCTCACTGA
- a CDS encoding DUF3943 domain-containing protein, producing MMSGLLLAMALSSSLEPSPPTRDASAPAAAAVPDAPVRTWLVPVAHSAGLMAAMRTSLSLLWPRDFDPSRFRENFRQLRRSYSRPPSFDSHQRALEWDGDTWLINTVGHGLFGAEVYARSRQCGHGPGPSLLATTLASTAWEYGVEAFHKQPSAQDLLWTPIVGALLGEGRFQLHRRVRDGGLAPGPTRTVLLFLLDPLGESERRALGTRC from the coding sequence ATGATGTCTGGTCTGCTCCTAGCGATGGCGCTGTCCTCCTCCCTGGAACCGTCTCCCCCGACCAGGGACGCGTCTGCTCCTGCCGCCGCGGCCGTCCCGGATGCGCCCGTTCGCACCTGGCTCGTGCCCGTGGCCCACTCCGCCGGCCTCATGGCCGCCATGCGCACCTCGCTCTCGCTGCTCTGGCCCCGCGACTTCGACCCCAGCCGGTTCCGGGAGAACTTCCGCCAGCTGCGCCGCAGTTACTCGCGCCCTCCCAGCTTCGACTCACACCAACGCGCGCTGGAGTGGGATGGGGACACCTGGCTCATCAACACGGTGGGCCACGGCCTCTTTGGCGCCGAGGTCTATGCGCGCAGCCGTCAGTGTGGTCACGGCCCGGGGCCTTCCCTCCTGGCCACCACCCTGGCCTCCACGGCCTGGGAGTACGGCGTGGAGGCCTTCCACAAGCAGCCCTCCGCCCAGGACCTGCTCTGGACGCCCATCGTGGGCGCCCTGCTGGGCGAGGGCCGCTTCCAGCTCCATCGCCGGGTCCGCGATGGGGGCCTCGCACCTGGCCCTACACGGACGGTCCTCCTCTTCCTGCTCGACCCCCTGGGAGAGTCCGAGCGCCGCGCGCTGGGAACGCGCTGCTGA
- a CDS encoding DUF5011 domain-containing protein, translating to MGLCFNKSWKILVGTFGLSLMACGGAAGEASETLGQASQGIDGAVTLTLHGGAELNLECGVSTWSDPGATATDGSGAPLSVQTYNSGSDAYGPGPQAGSEGTYYVSYLAQDANWNLAEAVRTVIVRDTLAPTLVLAGETDIVHTCGSNWEEPGYSAADACYGNLTLSVAVTGSVNGWSEGTYTVTYAVQDSAGHAASASRTVTVVDCPVYE from the coding sequence ATGGGCCTGTGCTTTAACAAGAGCTGGAAGATTCTGGTTGGAACGTTTGGTTTGTCTCTGATGGCCTGCGGAGGAGCCGCCGGAGAGGCCTCGGAGACCTTGGGACAGGCTTCGCAAGGGATTGATGGGGCCGTCACCCTGACACTCCATGGGGGCGCGGAGCTGAACCTGGAGTGTGGCGTGAGCACGTGGTCGGATCCAGGCGCCACGGCCACCGATGGCTCCGGCGCGCCGCTGTCAGTCCAAACATATAATTCCGGCAGTGATGCATACGGGCCGGGACCTCAGGCAGGCTCCGAGGGGACATATTACGTGTCGTATCTGGCCCAGGACGCCAACTGGAACCTCGCGGAGGCGGTCAGGACCGTGATCGTTCGCGACACCCTGGCCCCCACGCTGGTGCTCGCGGGCGAGACGGACATCGTCCACACGTGTGGCAGCAACTGGGAGGAGCCGGGCTACAGCGCTGCGGATGCCTGCTACGGGAACCTGACGTTGTCCGTGGCGGTGACCGGGAGTGTGAACGGCTGGAGTGAAGGGACGTACACGGTGACGTACGCGGTGCAGGACAGCGCGGGCCACGCCGCATCGGCGTCGCGCACCGTGACCGTGGTCGATTGCCCCGTCTACGAGTAG
- a CDS encoding SDR family oxidoreductase, which yields MATAFVTGAGIRVGKAVARALSQAGYELALHAHRSLKELEVLAEELRALGGRVTLYSADLSNPREVDALGERVRAAHPVLDVVVHNAGLYERVPFEAITREQYRTMLGVNLDAPFFLTQALLPALRSAPSPLVVNITDIGGERAVSHFAHYSVSKAALIMFTRALAVELAPQVRVNAISPGTVAFPESFNAEEREAVLQRIPMQREGGVEDIARTVVFLAREAPYITGQVFAVDGGRSAAL from the coding sequence ATGGCGACCGCGTTCGTGACAGGGGCTGGCATCCGGGTGGGCAAGGCGGTGGCGCGGGCCCTGAGCCAGGCGGGCTATGAGCTGGCGCTCCACGCCCATCGGTCCCTCAAGGAGTTGGAGGTTCTCGCGGAAGAGCTGCGTGCCCTGGGGGGCCGCGTCACCCTCTATTCGGCGGATCTCTCGAACCCACGGGAGGTGGATGCGCTGGGCGAGCGTGTGCGCGCCGCCCACCCCGTGCTGGATGTCGTCGTCCACAACGCGGGCCTGTACGAGCGAGTTCCCTTCGAGGCCATCACCCGGGAACAGTACCGGACGATGCTGGGGGTGAACTTGGACGCGCCTTTCTTTCTCACCCAGGCGCTGCTGCCCGCCTTGCGCTCGGCCCCCTCTCCGCTGGTGGTGAACATCACCGACATTGGCGGCGAGCGCGCGGTGAGCCACTTCGCGCACTACTCGGTGAGCAAGGCGGCGCTCATCATGTTCACCCGGGCACTGGCGGTGGAGTTGGCCCCTCAGGTGCGTGTCAACGCGATCTCCCCCGGGACCGTGGCCTTCCCCGAGTCCTTCAATGCGGAGGAGCGGGAGGCCGTGCTTCAGCGCATTCCCATGCAGCGCGAGGGCGGGGTGGAGGACATCGCGCGGACCGTGGTCTTCCTCGCACGCGAGGCCCCCTACATCACTGGGCAGGTGTTCGCCGTGGATGGCGGCAGGAGCGCGGCGTTGTGA
- a CDS encoding SDR family NAD(P)-dependent oxidoreductase, whose protein sequence is MSAGPSGGKTGTRKVLITGGGSGIGLAVAEALVRAGGRVAVTGRRPGPLEQVAASFPGQAFALPCDVASASAREGLLARARDVLGGLDGFVHCAGWVRHQPFGHIDEDALRGQLEVNLVAPLRLGEQALDVLEPGGGMVFLSSTLAHRPLPTSAVYSAAKAGLLQVVKALALTGAARGIRANTVSPGVVDTAMTRELRLRPGEEPPPPPEHAARLQEQLEFLGSLHPLGRLGQPGELAEAVVHLLGASWTTGAEVVVDGGILLRE, encoded by the coding sequence GTGAGCGCCGGGCCTTCTGGGGGCAAGACGGGGACGCGCAAGGTTCTCATCACCGGTGGAGGCTCGGGCATCGGTCTCGCCGTGGCGGAGGCCCTGGTGCGCGCGGGCGGGCGGGTCGCGGTGACAGGCCGTCGGCCCGGGCCGCTGGAGCAAGTGGCCGCGTCCTTCCCGGGCCAGGCCTTCGCGCTGCCGTGCGATGTGGCCTCCGCGTCCGCGCGCGAGGGGCTGTTGGCCCGGGCTCGGGACGTGCTGGGCGGGCTGGACGGCTTCGTCCATTGCGCGGGGTGGGTGAGGCACCAACCGTTCGGCCACATCGACGAGGACGCCCTTCGTGGCCAGCTCGAGGTCAACCTCGTGGCGCCCCTGCGGCTGGGAGAACAGGCCCTGGACGTGTTGGAGCCAGGGGGCGGAATGGTCTTCCTCTCCTCGACGCTCGCACACCGGCCGTTGCCCACGAGCGCGGTCTACAGCGCGGCGAAGGCGGGGCTGCTCCAGGTGGTGAAGGCCTTGGCCCTCACGGGGGCTGCCCGGGGAATTCGCGCCAATACGGTCTCTCCCGGAGTGGTGGACACGGCGATGACCCGTGAGCTGCGCCTGAGGCCTGGCGAGGAGCCTCCTCCGCCGCCAGAACACGCGGCCCGGCTACAGGAGCAACTGGAGTTCCTGGGTTCGCTCCACCCGCTGGGCCGTCTGGGACAGCCGGGTGAGCTGGCGGAAGCCGTGGTGCACCTGCTGGGAGCGTCCTGGACGACGGGGGCCGAGGTGGTCGTGGATGGGGGAATCCTTCTCCGGGAATGA
- a CDS encoding queuosine precursor transporter: MKLDTRFRLFVVLAGVFITSLIVGDIIGVKLFEVKLGPILAVMSAGMLPFPVTFLLTDILNEFYGKKAARFVTWVGFGMALFAFAVINIAQGVDWAPLTRAPDYTGTSENSFNNVFGGSQRILIASMIAYLIGQFSDIAIFNLLKRKSNNRFLWLRATGSTLVSQFIDTVVVQIIAWVGVLSTDVIIRIVFTSYVVKLLVAVGLTPLIYAGHAVVERWLGIHPVRLGPDGEPVPEPGDGVLRPEAPGRAA; the protein is encoded by the coding sequence ATGAAACTGGACACGCGTTTTCGGCTCTTCGTGGTGCTGGCGGGGGTGTTCATCACCTCGCTGATCGTCGGCGACATCATCGGAGTGAAGCTCTTCGAGGTGAAGCTGGGGCCGATCCTGGCGGTGATGTCGGCCGGCATGCTGCCGTTTCCCGTGACGTTCCTGCTCACCGACATCCTCAACGAGTTCTACGGCAAGAAGGCGGCCCGCTTCGTCACCTGGGTGGGCTTCGGCATGGCCCTGTTCGCCTTCGCCGTTATCAACATCGCCCAGGGCGTCGATTGGGCCCCCCTCACCCGCGCTCCGGACTACACGGGGACCTCCGAGAACTCATTCAACAACGTCTTCGGCGGCTCGCAGCGCATCCTCATCGCGTCGATGATCGCCTATCTGATCGGCCAGTTCAGCGACATCGCCATCTTCAACCTGCTCAAGCGCAAGTCGAACAACCGGTTCTTGTGGCTGCGGGCCACGGGCTCCACCCTGGTTTCGCAGTTCATCGACACGGTGGTGGTGCAGATCATCGCCTGGGTGGGGGTGCTCTCCACCGACGTCATCATCCGCATCGTGTTCACCTCTTATGTGGTGAAGCTGCTGGTGGCCGTGGGCCTGACGCCCCTCATCTACGCGGGCCATGCCGTGGTGGAGCGCTGGCTGGGCATCCACCCGGTACGGCTCGGCCCTGACGGTGAACCGGTCCCTGAGCCTGGAGACGGTGTCCTGCGGCCCGAGGCGCCGGGCCGGGCCGCCTGA
- the queD gene encoding 6-carboxytetrahydropterin synthase QueD, giving the protein MEIFKEFTFEAAHRLPNVPPGHKCFRLHGHSFRVEVHVRGPVSEPSGWIMDFADLKEAFTPLHAQLDHNYLNEIEGLKNPTSENLARWIWQRLRPGLPQLSRIVVRETCTSGCVYQGEDS; this is encoded by the coding sequence TTGGAGATTTTCAAGGAGTTCACTTTCGAGGCAGCCCACCGGCTTCCGAACGTTCCCCCCGGCCACAAGTGCTTCCGGCTGCACGGGCACAGCTTCCGCGTGGAGGTTCACGTCCGGGGCCCCGTGAGTGAGCCGTCCGGCTGGATCATGGACTTCGCCGACCTCAAGGAGGCCTTCACCCCCCTGCACGCGCAACTCGACCACAACTATCTCAATGAGATCGAGGGGCTGAAGAACCCCACCAGCGAGAATCTGGCGCGGTGGATCTGGCAGCGGCTGCGCCCGGGACTGCCCCAGCTGAGCCGGATCGTGGTGCGAGAGACATGCACCAGCGGCTGCGTCTACCAGGGCGAGGACTCGTAG
- a CDS encoding right-handed parallel beta-helix repeat-containing protein — protein MRFRAALVAFGSAVTCAWLASCGKAEMTQQEHGSRPDGTGTTVQVPAPGAGGTSPLPVDPPPLPAPSPPAEEPAPGPVPEVPAPPPEAEEPPPPPEFSRILWVSPQGADSAEGSQAKPFRTVAKALSLVRPGEAVFLGTGTYSERLKLEERGGSADQVLTVKAAPGATPLFKGGSGSSTPMIDVRGAYWRIQGLTVDMAGDKAFAVFWRGKGAHHGVLRGSTLKNGTEGAGVSIAESASDVLIEGNEIHHFQKSGEDSHGVVVQTTARNVVVRGNDIHHNSGDGVQCLGPEGGATIAGTPFDNLLVEDNELHENRENGVDIKTCTHVTLRHNTLWGHRRTSTSAGEGMVIHLSASDVAVEDNVLRANGRGIVVGGVRVGAPPTRIIVRRNLVLDGDSSDGNDGLGIRVDTSTDVKVQHNTVWNMPGPCLVFGHGTSGPSKTLDLRNNVLAGCGITLRAGDDRSGVVMDSNLYFRSGGKAVFRRESEDLDLGEWQDASGLDAHSVEQAPAFTDVDSEDFTPGPDSPARDTGVTLGLPFCGQAPDRGAREADCP, from the coding sequence ATGCGTTTCAGAGCGGCCCTCGTGGCCTTCGGCAGTGCTGTCACCTGTGCGTGGCTCGCCTCCTGTGGCAAGGCGGAGATGACCCAGCAAGAGCACGGCTCCCGTCCCGATGGGACGGGGACGACGGTGCAGGTCCCTGCGCCGGGAGCAGGTGGAACGTCCCCGCTGCCCGTGGACCCCCCCCCCCTTCCCGCCCCGTCCCCTCCGGCCGAGGAGCCTGCGCCTGGACCTGTCCCAGAGGTGCCAGCCCCTCCTCCCGAGGCCGAGGAGCCCCCGCCGCCGCCGGAGTTCTCCCGCATTCTCTGGGTCTCCCCTCAAGGGGCTGACTCCGCCGAAGGTTCGCAAGCGAAGCCCTTCCGCACCGTGGCCAAGGCGCTCTCCCTGGTGCGGCCCGGTGAGGCGGTCTTTCTCGGGACGGGCACGTACTCGGAGCGGTTGAAGCTGGAGGAGCGGGGCGGGAGCGCGGACCAGGTCCTCACGGTGAAGGCCGCGCCCGGTGCCACGCCCCTCTTCAAGGGCGGCTCGGGAAGCAGCACCCCGATGATCGACGTGCGCGGCGCGTATTGGCGCATCCAGGGGCTCACCGTGGACATGGCCGGTGACAAGGCGTTCGCGGTGTTCTGGCGCGGCAAGGGGGCCCACCACGGCGTTCTTCGCGGCAGCACCTTGAAGAACGGGACTGAAGGCGCGGGCGTCAGCATCGCCGAGTCCGCCAGCGACGTCCTCATCGAGGGCAACGAGATCCACCACTTCCAGAAGAGTGGGGAGGACAGCCACGGCGTCGTGGTCCAGACGACCGCGCGCAACGTGGTGGTTCGCGGCAACGACATCCACCACAACTCGGGCGATGGGGTGCAGTGTCTCGGCCCGGAGGGCGGCGCGACCATCGCGGGCACCCCCTTCGACAACCTGCTCGTGGAGGACAACGAACTGCACGAGAACCGGGAAAATGGCGTGGACATCAAGACGTGCACCCACGTCACCCTGCGCCACAACACCCTCTGGGGCCATCGCCGCACCTCCACCTCGGCGGGGGAAGGGATGGTCATCCACCTGTCCGCGAGCGACGTCGCCGTGGAGGACAATGTGCTGCGCGCCAATGGGCGAGGCATCGTCGTGGGGGGCGTCCGGGTGGGGGCTCCCCCCACCCGCATCATCGTGCGCCGCAACCTGGTGCTCGATGGGGACAGCTCCGATGGCAACGATGGGCTTGGCATCCGGGTGGACACGTCCACGGACGTGAAGGTGCAGCACAACACCGTGTGGAACATGCCAGGCCCCTGCCTGGTGTTTGGCCACGGCACCTCGGGCCCCTCGAAGACGTTGGATCTGCGCAACAATGTCCTGGCCGGTTGTGGCATCACCTTGCGCGCCGGAGACGATCGCAGCGGGGTGGTCATGGACAGCAACCTCTACTTCCGATCCGGGGGCAAGGCCGTCTTCCGCCGCGAGTCCGAAGACCTGGATCTGGGGGAGTGGCAAGATGCGTCGGGGCTGGATGCTCACTCGGTAGAGCAGGCGCCGGCCTTCACGGACGTGGATTCCGAGGACTTCACGCCGGGCCCGGACTCCCCCGCACGGGACACCGGGGTGACACTGGGGTTGCCTTTTTGTGGACAGGCGCCGGATCGGGGAGCACGCGAGGCGGACTGCCCCTGA
- a CDS encoding PAS domain S-box protein — protein sequence MRATERAGLRVVEGPAEAVIILVDLTAAGSGPALALLLSGNGAAHALLLALVDPGEDAFASLEPLRPADVITSAVPHELAYRLQRLAERYREREEQAQLQKDLSLLLEFTADYAESLDVGVLLHDVTRRLALRLDISRASLVMLDRDEGVIVASSDDPALKNRRIELARYPEIREVVRTGRPVMVENAPNHPLLEGVQRAVAAQGIHAIAALPLPIRGEVRGVLLVRAAGQRRTFSAREIDFLTTVAHATAIALRNATVLQNMRGQTEREKSARIAAEEQAAALRTYHLFFANVSEGVAILDDKACVLSLNPAGAMLLDTSPNEARGRHLHQLTHPVDDGVLMEMVSCAGRGETRAGVDVGVCTQAGRQLTLSLSAAPLRDSGAATILSFRDVTHARRLADELRHTKDFLERLIDSSVDAIIAADMQGRIILFNKGAEAILDYTAQEVLGAMTIRQLYPAGVAERIMAQLRSPDFGGRGRLSMCRQDVVNRARELVPVNMTASILYEGGREVASVGIFTDLRDRMQLERKLSDVETRLEESEKSAVIVALAGTAAHELNQPLTSVMGYAELLKRKLKPEDFAYKPVDIIYREAERMAEIVRKIGKITRYETKTYMGTQRILDLDKASSHEE from the coding sequence ATGCGGGCCACGGAGCGGGCGGGCCTGCGCGTGGTGGAGGGCCCCGCCGAGGCCGTCATCATCCTGGTGGATCTCACCGCCGCCGGCAGCGGCCCCGCGCTCGCCTTGTTGCTGTCAGGCAACGGGGCCGCGCACGCGCTGCTGCTGGCGCTGGTGGATCCGGGGGAGGACGCCTTCGCCTCGCTGGAGCCGTTGCGCCCAGCCGATGTGATTACCAGCGCCGTGCCGCACGAGCTGGCCTACCGGCTCCAACGCCTGGCCGAGCGCTACCGCGAGCGGGAGGAGCAGGCCCAGCTCCAGAAGGACCTCTCGCTGCTGCTGGAGTTCACCGCGGACTATGCCGAGAGCCTCGATGTCGGGGTGCTCCTGCACGACGTGACGCGCCGGTTGGCCCTCCGGCTCGACATCTCCCGGGCCTCGCTGGTGATGCTGGACCGGGACGAGGGCGTCATCGTCGCCTCCAGCGATGATCCAGCCCTCAAGAACCGGCGCATCGAGCTGGCGCGCTACCCGGAGATCCGCGAGGTGGTGCGCACGGGCCGTCCCGTGATGGTGGAGAATGCTCCCAACCACCCGCTGCTGGAGGGCGTGCAGCGCGCCGTGGCCGCCCAGGGCATCCACGCGATCGCCGCGCTGCCGCTGCCCATCCGGGGCGAGGTGCGCGGCGTACTGCTGGTGCGGGCCGCGGGCCAGCGCCGCACCTTCTCCGCCCGGGAGATCGACTTCCTGACGACCGTGGCGCACGCCACCGCCATCGCGCTGCGCAACGCCACCGTGCTCCAGAACATGCGCGGGCAGACGGAGCGCGAGAAGTCGGCCCGCATCGCCGCCGAGGAGCAGGCGGCCGCGCTGCGCACCTACCACCTGTTCTTCGCCAACGTGAGCGAGGGGGTGGCCATCCTGGATGACAAGGCGTGCGTGCTCAGCCTCAACCCGGCGGGCGCCATGCTGCTGGACACCTCGCCCAATGAGGCCCGTGGGCGCCACCTGCACCAGCTCACCCATCCGGTGGATGACGGGGTGTTGATGGAGATGGTGTCCTGCGCGGGGCGCGGGGAGACGCGCGCGGGGGTGGATGTCGGGGTGTGCACCCAGGCTGGACGGCAGCTGACGCTCTCCCTGTCCGCCGCGCCCCTGCGCGACAGCGGGGCCGCCACCATCCTCTCCTTCCGGGACGTGACGCACGCGCGCCGCCTGGCCGACGAGCTGCGCCACACCAAGGACTTCCTCGAGCGGCTCATCGACTCGTCGGTGGACGCCATCATCGCCGCCGACATGCAGGGCCGCATCATCCTCTTCAACAAGGGGGCAGAGGCCATCCTGGATTACACCGCCCAGGAGGTGCTGGGGGCGATGACCATCCGCCAGCTCTACCCCGCGGGGGTCGCCGAGCGCATCATGGCCCAGCTGCGCAGCCCGGACTTCGGGGGCCGCGGACGGCTGTCCATGTGCCGGCAGGACGTGGTCAACCGGGCCCGGGAGCTCGTCCCGGTGAACATGACGGCCTCCATCCTCTACGAGGGGGGGCGCGAGGTGGCCAGTGTGGGCATCTTCACGGACCTGCGCGACCGCATGCAGTTGGAGCGCAAGCTGTCGGACGTGGAGACGCGGCTGGAGGAGAGCGAGAAGAGCGCGGTCATCGTCGCGCTGGCGGGCACCGCCGCCCACGAGCTCAACCAGCCGCTCACCTCGGTGATGGGCTACGCGGAGCTGCTCAAGCGCAAGCTCAAGCCAGAGGACTTCGCTTACAAACCCGTGGACATCATCTACCGCGAGGCCGAGCGCATGGCGGAGATCGTCCGGAAGATCGGGAAAATCACCCGCTACGAGACCAAGACCTATATGGGCACGCAGCGCATCCTCGACCTCGACAAGGCGTCCTCTCATGAAGAGTGA